A region of Nostoc sp. 'Peltigera membranacea cyanobiont' N6 DNA encodes the following proteins:
- a CDS encoding IS4/Tn5 family transposase DNA-binding protein — translation MKLLEANPYRNCDLGDKRLTDRAVLIAEALKVKYGHPLSEIFQSASDLKRGYEFFSNPKTTFNKLTQPSFKQTAQEIYGIPIVLAVGDTTYLDYKKILEKRDDYGPTGNGGNGLILHSSLALDPDFGQPLGLLWEKLWHRQHKASPPPGETSTAKKSD, via the coding sequence ATGAAATTACTAGAAGCAAATCCGTACCGTAATTGTGATTTGGGAGACAAACGCTTGACCGACAGAGCAGTGTTAATTGCGGAGGCTTTAAAAGTAAAATATGGTCATCCTCTATCAGAAATATTTCAAAGCGCTAGTGACCTCAAACGCGGTTACGAATTTTTTTCTAACCCTAAAACTACTTTTAACAAGTTGACTCAACCATCTTTTAAACAGACGGCACAAGAGATTTATGGCATACCAATAGTATTAGCGGTAGGAGATACTACTTATCTAGATTATAAAAAAATATTAGAAAAAAGAGATGATTATGGACCAACAGGTAATGGTGGGAACGGACTAATTTTACATAGTTCTTTAGCACTAGACCCAGATTTTGGTCAGCCACTAGGACTATTATGGGAGAAATTGTGGCATCGACAGCACAAAGCATCTCCACCACCAGGGGAAACATCTACGGCAAAAAAAAGCGATTAA
- a CDS encoding molybdopterin-containing oxidoreductase family protein, which translates to MTSKGKKKTSRRGFLQGAAISTAALSAAELLKKEVADAASPRQDQAIPLQSTEFDFIQKSAALEPDKIVNSACQFCNSLCRLKVHLKDGRIIDVLGEPNDPVQAGGFCIKGPMMTQLVYNRFRLKSPMKRVSGNKGDSSSKFEPISWDEALSIIASKFLALRDAGQAKAIANKTSGRLPRGTGSLVGRYFSMLGSPNNTDVGPVCNDAGGNALAWTFGLGNFTNGYGIDDVTKKEDLGSAKFFLFLGTNQAETHPVTFAYLLRSRVQTKAKLVVIDPRLTPTGAQADEWIAPKPHTDLALVLGMLYHIVTNNLYDTGFVKRSDFSRDVEKKYGSRLLIANQSNEFKMICAL; encoded by the coding sequence ATGACATCAAAAGGCAAGAAAAAGACCTCACGGCGTGGTTTTCTCCAAGGGGCGGCTATTAGTACAGCAGCTTTAAGTGCAGCAGAGTTACTAAAAAAAGAAGTGGCAGATGCTGCAAGTCCCAGACAGGATCAGGCAATCCCTCTCCAAAGTACTGAATTTGATTTTATTCAGAAATCGGCTGCCCTAGAGCCAGACAAGATTGTAAATAGTGCTTGTCAATTCTGCAATTCTCTGTGCCGATTGAAAGTTCATCTCAAAGACGGACGCATTATAGATGTGTTAGGTGAACCAAATGACCCAGTACAGGCTGGTGGCTTTTGTATCAAAGGGCCAATGATGACCCAGCTAGTCTACAATCGTTTTCGCTTGAAAAGCCCAATGAAGCGGGTTAGTGGAAACAAAGGTGACAGCAGTTCTAAATTTGAGCCAATTTCTTGGGATGAAGCACTTTCAATTATAGCTAGCAAGTTTTTGGCACTCAGGGATGCAGGCCAAGCCAAAGCGATCGCGAACAAAACCTCTGGCAGACTCCCACGGGGGACAGGTTCTCTGGTCGGACGCTATTTCAGTATGCTGGGCAGTCCTAATAATACCGATGTTGGGCCTGTATGCAACGATGCAGGTGGCAATGCTTTGGCATGGACATTTGGCTTGGGTAATTTTACAAACGGTTACGGAATCGATGATGTGACTAAAAAAGAAGACTTGGGAAGTGCCAAATTCTTTCTGTTTTTAGGTACGAATCAAGCAGAAACCCATCCTGTAACCTTTGCCTATCTTCTCAGAAGTCGTGTTCAGACCAAAGCCAAATTAGTAGTTATCGACCCGCGCTTGACTCCTACAGGAGCGCAAGCTGATGAGTGGATTGCACCGAAACCACACACTGACTTGGCTTTGGTTTTGGGAATGCTCTATCACATTGTGACTAACAACTTATACGATACTGGCTTTGTAAAACGATCTGACTTTTCACGGGATGTGGAAAAGAAATATGGTTCGCGATTATTAATCGCGAACCAGTCAAATGAATTTAAGATGATTTGCGCTCTTTAA
- a CDS encoding transposase family protein: MSNILNYIEENPKQTQRLIGLEYEQLQQLILNAERLYHEKQASLESKKVRIIAGGGGRKPKLPIPEQIILTLVYLRHLTTFQLLGIQFEVSESTANDTFNYWLPNLRELLPSSLLEQIKKNASDYEVVKEILTEYELIVDSYEQVRERPGDNNEQKKYFSGKKSNHTFKTQMIILPDASDIVDVVAGEPGPKSDITVFREYRSEFDAKQRFKGDKAYIGEDLITTPIKKPRNRELTTEQKEQNKIFSSKRIFVEHRIRTVKIFRVVQERFRLNPHKYEQVILTICGLVRLRIRALILPLEISSISSG, encoded by the coding sequence ATGAGCAATATACTGAATTACATTGAAGAGAATCCTAAACAAACACAAAGGTTAATAGGACTGGAATATGAACAGTTACAACAATTAATCCTAAATGCGGAACGTTTATATCATGAAAAACAAGCTTCACTAGAATCTAAGAAAGTTAGAATTATTGCTGGTGGAGGAGGTCGCAAACCAAAATTACCTATTCCCGAACAAATCATTTTAACTTTGGTGTATCTCCGGCATCTAACAACCTTCCAACTCCTAGGTATTCAGTTTGAAGTAAGCGAGTCTACCGCCAATGATACATTTAACTATTGGTTGCCTAACTTGCGAGAATTACTGCCATCCAGTTTGCTTGAACAAATTAAAAAAAACGCTTCTGACTATGAAGTAGTAAAAGAAATACTCACAGAATATGAATTAATAGTAGATAGCTATGAACAAGTCAGAGAAAGACCTGGAGACAATAATGAGCAAAAGAAATATTTTTCAGGCAAGAAGAGTAATCATACATTTAAAACTCAAATGATTATTTTACCTGATGCTAGCGATATCGTTGATGTTGTGGCAGGTGAACCTGGGCCAAAAAGCGATATAACAGTGTTTAGAGAATATCGGTCAGAGTTTGATGCCAAACAAAGATTTAAAGGAGATAAGGCATATATTGGAGAAGATTTAATTACAACTCCAATTAAGAAACCAAGAAATCGAGAACTAACAACTGAACAGAAAGAACAAAATAAAATATTTTCATCTAAACGGATCTTTGTTGAACATCGAATTCGAACAGTCAAAATATTTCGAGTTGTTCAAGAAAGATTTAGGTTAAATCCCCACAAATATGAGCAAGTAATTTTGACGATTTGTGGACTAGTAAGGTTACGAATTCGAGCGCTAATATTACCATTAGAAATATCGTCTATATCATCAGGTTGA
- a CDS encoding GIY-YIG nuclease family protein: MEPNQLNLFSDLTVTPARRAETLVISLEALLKWKSQIFEYQHYVRENKPPQQTALFDLTPKHCDPDQIDPLLLRLVPMSFYRMPANSPGDACLYFIIDSAVGLILYVGETCRSNKRWQGIHACKDYIASYQDLHYRYELLSSSQRRILVGCSG, translated from the coding sequence TTGGAACCTAACCAGCTAAATTTATTTTCTGATTTGACTGTCACGCCAGCACGCAGAGCAGAGACACTGGTAATAAGCCTTGAGGCGCTGCTGAAGTGGAAATCTCAGATTTTTGAATATCAGCATTATGTGAGAGAGAACAAACCACCACAGCAGACGGCGTTATTTGACCTTACCCCTAAGCACTGCGACCCAGACCAAATTGATCCACTCTTGCTGCGGCTTGTGCCAATGTCGTTTTATAGGATGCCAGCAAACAGCCCAGGTGATGCGTGTCTCTATTTCATCATTGACTCGGCGGTTGGTTTGATTTTGTACGTGGGCGAAACGTGCCGCAGTAACAAGCGATGGCAGGGTATACACGCCTGCAAAGATTACATCGCCAGCTACCAGGATTTACATTATCGCTATGAGTTACTCTCCAGCAGTCAACGCCGCATTTTGGTGGGATGCTCCGGTTGA
- a CDS encoding HU family DNA-binding protein — protein sequence MNKGELVDAVAAKTNITKKQADEVISAFLSVVTEAVANGEKVTLIGFGSFERRERSEREGRNPKTNEPMTIPATKVPAFSAGKQFKEKVAP from the coding sequence ATGAACAAAGGTGAACTAGTGGATGCTGTAGCAGCAAAAACCAACATCACAAAAAAGCAAGCCGATGAAGTCATCAGTGCTTTTTTGTCAGTTGTTACCGAGGCTGTAGCGAATGGTGAAAAGGTAACGCTGATTGGGTTTGGGTCATTCGAGCGACGCGAACGCTCCGAGCGCGAGGGGCGTAATCCGAAAACCAATGAGCCAATGACTATTCCGGCGACCAAAGTGCCTGCATTCTCTGCTGGGAAACAGTTCAAAGAAAAAGTAGCGCCATAA
- a CDS encoding energy transducer TonB: protein MASFDEFVCNRSVRSVDMIFGVVISILLHSILLIGSKYWHRALIHEPKQEISQEIPIQIVEVPDNKTDIPPETSIRASKNSLAGGKAFPERPISLVKSGYLGGHKADNARSSDLTASSPLKVFQAGRQQQKMELPNLSGQQPQLKSPKTASSAHVVQVSNSQKITVAPVTRSQAVPLLKTASLTTPLVLNPKQVASVSATKAQVPNFKKNAFAPTITASATPLRKIVPLTRLISPNSKQIASAPTSTAQVRNFKRNTVVAITTPPSAQLGKTALERATTLPAPNNPKKLGQSRIGFSGRTPTQAESSLKTGAASLLGGTVGVSSQNYRGDQLAAVPNSNRDRLGASGIDTRSLDIDLTSYLNKLKQRVQQQWLPGMSQSNRRTVLNFTINRSGQVSNLNIVQTSGFNVTDEVALNAIQRSAPFAPLPTGYTKNYIDIEFTFSINVYGELNLSRDGG, encoded by the coding sequence ATGGCTTCATTTGATGAATTTGTGTGCAATCGGAGTGTGCGCTCTGTCGATATGATCTTTGGTGTAGTTATTTCTATCCTATTGCACTCTATTTTATTAATAGGGAGCAAATATTGGCACAGAGCTTTGATACATGAGCCGAAGCAAGAAATTAGCCAAGAGATTCCAATCCAGATAGTTGAAGTTCCCGATAATAAAACAGACATACCTCCTGAAACCTCAATCCGGGCTAGCAAAAATTCTCTTGCTGGCGGTAAAGCTTTTCCAGAAAGACCTATTTCTCTGGTAAAGTCAGGGTATTTGGGAGGACATAAAGCCGATAATGCGCGTTCTTCTGACTTAACAGCCTCATCTCCCCTCAAGGTATTCCAGGCAGGACGGCAGCAGCAGAAAATGGAATTACCAAATCTATCTGGTCAACAACCGCAACTCAAATCTCCAAAAACGGCATCATCTGCACACGTAGTACAAGTATCTAACTCTCAAAAAATTACAGTAGCACCAGTGACTAGATCACAGGCAGTTCCGCTTCTTAAAACAGCGTCTTTGACAACACCTTTAGTACTCAACCCAAAACAAGTAGCATCAGTATCTGCAACCAAAGCACAAGTACCTAATTTCAAGAAAAATGCATTCGCTCCAACGATTACGGCATCAGCAACTCCACTGAGAAAAATAGTACCCCTAACGAGACTAATATCACCCAATTCCAAACAAATAGCCTCAGCACCTACAAGCACAGCGCAAGTACGTAATTTCAAAAGAAATACAGTAGTAGCAATAACTACACCACCGTCAGCCCAATTGGGAAAAACAGCACTTGAAAGAGCTACGACACTACCAGCACCAAACAATCCTAAAAAGTTAGGGCAGTCGAGAATTGGATTCAGTGGGCGAACACCGACCCAAGCTGAGTCATCTCTAAAAACAGGTGCGGCAAGTTTGTTGGGTGGTACTGTGGGTGTATCTAGTCAGAATTATCGCGGCGATCAACTTGCAGCTGTGCCTAATTCCAACCGCGATCGCCTTGGGGCTTCTGGTATTGATACCCGCAGTCTAGATATAGACCTCACCTCTTACTTAAATAAACTAAAGCAACGTGTTCAACAGCAGTGGCTACCAGGAATGAGCCAGTCTAATCGGCGAACGGTGCTTAACTTTACTATTAACCGTTCAGGTCAAGTTAGCAATCTCAATATTGTACAAACCTCTGGATTTAATGTAACTGATGAAGTAGCACTCAATGCTATACAGCGATCTGCACCTTTTGCGCCTTTGCCCACAGGATATACCAAGAACTACATTGATATCGAATTTACATTTAGTATCAATGTTTATGGCGAGCTAAATTTATCAAGGGATGGTGGCTAA
- a CDS encoding cupin domain-containing protein yields the protein MTVITPDRFLVEESPSHAAHEPNRTLWISEAGGLTLFGAFIEVLQPGSRSSIKHWHSAEDEMVYVLEGEIALIEGDTKTVLRPGDAATFQAGVAVGHFLENRSAKATRCLVVGNRAAVDTITYPDLDRVCHRDRSLPDDIWTNSVGEPAPSPY from the coding sequence ATGACTGTTATCACTCCTGATCGTTTCCTCGTAGAGGAAAGCCCTTCTCACGCCGCGCACGAGCCAAATCGCACCCTCTGGATCAGTGAAGCAGGAGGGCTTACCCTGTTTGGCGCGTTCATCGAAGTTCTGCAACCTGGCTCTCGTTCATCGATCAAGCATTGGCATAGTGCTGAGGATGAAATGGTCTATGTCCTCGAAGGCGAGATCGCGCTCATTGAAGGAGACACAAAGACTGTATTACGTCCTGGCGACGCTGCAACTTTTCAAGCAGGAGTGGCGGTAGGTCACTTCCTTGAGAATCGCAGTGCCAAAGCAACGCGATGCCTAGTAGTCGGCAACCGAGCGGCAGTAGACACAATCACGTATCCTGACCTTGATCGGGTATGTCACCGCGATCGATCCCTGCCAGACGACATCTGGACTAACAGTGTGGGAGAACCTGCTCCGAGTCCCTACTAG
- a CDS encoding IS1634 family transposase: MDYQKKEIGIKNLDHLGIVAGLIDEIGIVETINSKLGIDGREKISSGTVVKAILINGLGFVSRPLYLFSQFFEDKGIENLLGCGVKSDYINDDKIGRVMDELYKYGLNSLFIEIVLSVINKFKIETKYSHLDATSFHLHGEYTREKEQEKEAEIIKEKPIIITKGYSRDHRPDLKQCVLDLITSSDGDIPLLMRVGDGNEADKAVFGKILVEFKKQINFESIMVCDSALYSQENIKLIEHLKWITRVPMTIKRAKELVQSVEIEEIDSEEIEKRRILNLDGYKWKEEIVNYGGIKQIWLIVESQKRQKSDLEKLEKNLKAEKNKVEKLLNQLKKEDFQNPDQARYKLKSINKKLKFFEIQEAKLIDKTSKNKTIYKIEGVDHQKLEEIAMIKKEAGRFILATNLVEDEKLKSSEIITNYKNQQSCERGFRFLKNPLFFTDSFFVENPERIETMLFLMSLCLLVYNLGQRELRNSLKRANIGVKNQLGKLTKCPTLKWIFQCFQGIHILTLNGVNQIVNLTQERNFILNFLPVSCQKYYLIS, translated from the coding sequence ATGGATTATCAAAAAAAAGAGATTGGGATTAAAAACTTAGATCACTTAGGAATAGTAGCTGGACTAATTGATGAAATAGGAATAGTTGAAACAATCAACTCCAAATTAGGCATAGATGGAAGAGAAAAAATTTCATCGGGAACAGTGGTCAAAGCGATTTTAATCAATGGATTAGGATTCGTCTCAAGACCTTTATACTTATTTAGTCAATTTTTTGAAGATAAAGGAATTGAAAACTTATTGGGTTGCGGAGTAAAAAGTGATTATATAAATGACGATAAAATCGGAAGAGTCATGGATGAATTATATAAATATGGATTGAATAGTCTATTTATAGAAATTGTCTTATCAGTTATAAATAAATTTAAGATAGAGACCAAATATTCTCATTTAGATGCCACATCATTTCATCTACATGGAGAATACACAAGGGAAAAAGAACAAGAGAAAGAAGCAGAAATAATCAAAGAAAAACCAATAATTATCACTAAAGGATATTCTCGCGATCATAGACCAGATTTAAAGCAATGCGTTTTAGATTTAATAACAAGTAGTGATGGAGACATCCCATTACTAATGAGAGTTGGAGATGGGAACGAAGCAGATAAAGCAGTTTTTGGAAAAATCTTAGTAGAATTTAAAAAGCAAATAAATTTTGAGAGTATCATGGTCTGTGATAGTGCATTATATAGTCAAGAAAATATCAAATTAATCGAACATTTAAAATGGATAACTAGAGTCCCAATGACGATAAAAAGAGCGAAGGAATTAGTTCAGTCGGTAGAGATAGAAGAGATAGATTCCGAAGAAATAGAGAAGAGAAGAATCCTAAATTTAGACGGATATAAGTGGAAAGAAGAAATAGTAAATTATGGTGGTATCAAACAAATCTGGCTAATAGTAGAAAGTCAAAAAAGACAAAAAAGTGATTTAGAAAAGCTAGAGAAAAATCTCAAAGCAGAAAAAAATAAAGTGGAAAAACTGCTCAACCAATTAAAAAAAGAAGATTTTCAAAATCCCGACCAAGCTCGATACAAACTAAAAAGCATAAACAAAAAACTAAAGTTCTTTGAAATTCAAGAAGCTAAACTTATTGACAAGACATCGAAAAATAAGACTATTTATAAAATCGAGGGAGTGGATCATCAAAAACTAGAAGAGATAGCAATGATAAAAAAAGAAGCTGGAAGATTTATTTTAGCAACTAATTTAGTTGAAGATGAGAAATTAAAGTCATCAGAAATTATTACAAATTATAAAAATCAACAGTCTTGCGAAAGAGGATTTAGATTTCTGAAAAATCCTTTATTTTTCACTGATAGTTTCTTTGTAGAAAATCCTGAAAGAATCGAGACGATGTTATTTTTAATGTCTTTGTGCTTATTAGTTTATAATCTCGGTCAGAGGGAACTAAGAAATAGTTTAAAAAGAGCCAATATCGGAGTTAAAAATCAACTAGGTAAATTAACGAAGTGCCCCACATTAAAATGGATATTTCAATGCTTTCAAGGGATTCACATTTTGACTTTGAATGGAGTTAATCAAATTGTTAATCTAACCCAAGAACGCAATTTTATTTTGAATTTTCTCCCAGTGTCTTGTCAAAAATACTATCTAATCTCTTAA
- a CDS encoding WD40 repeat domain-containing protein → MKLLHFLKSRPVIIVLAIVVNITVINVDSSSSNLPIDKSTITQSQPQIQLVHTLTGHKKVTFGVRAVAISSSGQTLISAGRDNTIKFWDLRTGKLLRSLEAHSDGVTSIAISPDGKRIVTGGISTPTMKVWDLRTFLVLNSDSGHTQPVETVAISSDGRLIASGSDDGTIKLWDLHTLKLLDTMTAHSGFVSKVAFSPDMQTLVSSGGGDDNTIRLIDLQTKKTRHILKGHKTGVDAIAITPDSKKLVTGSFGQLVSRNRAISTLKLWNLQTGKLLHEFTDNFNSVESLAISPDGKILICGNYDGSIKLWSLETLKPLHTFQDGSSSVLGLALSRDGKTLASSNEDSTVHIWQIK, encoded by the coding sequence ATGAAATTATTGCATTTTCTCAAATCCAGACCAGTCATTATAGTTTTAGCAATTGTAGTAAATATTACTGTTATTAATGTAGATTCTTCCAGTTCAAATCTTCCCATAGACAAGAGTACAATTACTCAGTCCCAACCACAGATTCAACTTGTTCACACACTGACTGGACATAAAAAAGTGACTTTTGGTGTTCGAGCAGTTGCGATTAGCTCTTCGGGGCAAACCCTGATTAGTGCAGGTAGAGATAATACAATTAAATTCTGGGATTTACGTACCGGAAAATTGCTGCGTAGTTTAGAAGCTCACTCAGATGGTGTCACTTCGATTGCGATTAGTCCAGATGGCAAGCGGATTGTAACTGGTGGGATAAGCACCCCAACAATGAAGGTTTGGGATTTACGCACTTTTCTTGTGCTTAATAGCGACAGTGGGCATACCCAACCAGTAGAAACCGTTGCGATTAGTTCAGATGGTAGATTGATTGCTAGTGGCAGTGACGATGGCACAATCAAGCTTTGGGATTTACACACGCTTAAGCTGCTTGATACCATGACTGCACACTCAGGATTTGTGAGTAAAGTTGCATTTAGCCCTGATATGCAAACCCTTGTGAGTAGTGGGGGTGGCGATGATAATACAATTAGGCTGATTGATTTACAAACCAAAAAAACACGCCATATTCTCAAAGGGCACAAAACCGGAGTTGATGCTATTGCCATTACTCCAGATAGCAAAAAGCTAGTTACTGGTAGTTTTGGTCAGCTAGTTTCTCGGAATCGTGCAATTAGTACCCTAAAGTTATGGAATCTTCAAACTGGAAAACTGCTGCATGAGTTTACTGATAATTTTAATTCAGTTGAATCTCTTGCCATTAGCCCCGATGGAAAAATTCTAATTTGCGGCAATTATGATGGCAGTATTAAACTGTGGAGCTTAGAGACTTTAAAGCCGTTGCATACCTTTCAAGATGGTTCCAGTTCTGTTTTAGGGCTTGCTTTGAGCCGGGATGGTAAAACCCTTGCTAGTAGTAATGAGGATAGTACTGTACATATTTGGCAAATTAAATAA
- a CDS encoding methyltransferase domain-containing protein produces MQLQPKQVNTNKQRLECVICHYHLDTNDKSAFFTFPCNVRAFIGEKFKVWRCPHCKTIHCLDAVDLDHYYTKYPLSQAKLTQGYRSLCSNVYRQLTKHGFSKTHSLLDYGCGGNGLFVQYFRERGFTNSYGYDPYASEDSFGNPAVLGHGQFDYILLHEVIEHVEDPNALLSQLNSLLSSKGYILITTPNAANIDLNRPDLPDHYNPVHVPYHLHIYTHEILEFLGTSHGWELVDFYNRRYGDTRRFGFNVRAWNAYVSLFDGSLDVLLEPLQIAKALTSYKFLYYAIFGYWLSLHCGMAIMFRKSV; encoded by the coding sequence ATGCAATTGCAACCGAAACAAGTTAATACAAACAAGCAACGCCTTGAATGCGTGATTTGTCATTATCATCTTGATACAAATGATAAATCTGCATTTTTTACGTTCCCTTGTAATGTTAGAGCCTTTATAGGCGAAAAGTTCAAGGTTTGGAGATGTCCGCACTGTAAGACGATTCATTGTCTAGATGCGGTGGATCTCGACCATTACTATACAAAATACCCTCTTTCTCAAGCTAAATTAACACAGGGATATCGATCTTTGTGTAGCAATGTATATCGTCAGTTGACTAAACATGGGTTTTCTAAAACTCACTCTTTGCTCGATTATGGCTGTGGTGGCAACGGTCTGTTTGTACAATATTTTCGGGAACGCGGCTTTACCAACTCCTACGGTTATGATCCTTATGCATCAGAGGATAGCTTCGGCAATCCGGCAGTTCTTGGGCATGGGCAATTTGATTACATTTTGCTCCATGAGGTCATCGAACACGTTGAAGACCCTAATGCATTATTAAGCCAATTAAACAGCCTGCTATCTTCTAAGGGTTATATTTTAATCACTACACCTAACGCTGCTAATATCGACCTAAACCGACCCGACTTACCCGATCATTATAACCCTGTGCATGTCCCGTACCACCTTCATATATATACGCATGAAATCCTCGAATTTTTAGGCACTAGTCATGGATGGGAGCTTGTAGATTTCTATAATCGCAGATATGGCGATACACGCAGGTTCGGCTTTAATGTTCGAGCTTGGAACGCTTACGTAAGTCTCTTTGATGGCTCATTGGACGTTCTTCTTGAGCCGCTCCAAATAGCGAAAGCATTGACCTCTTATAAATTTCTTTATTACGCTATTTTCGGCTATTGGCTAAGTCTTCATTGTGGGATGGCTATCATGTTCCGCAAAAGCGTTTAA
- a CDS encoding rhodanese-like domain-containing protein: MKNESILLQMQSLTFKFLKLLIRLKFPNVKEITSKEFAQLLLDSGKPWPLVLDARSQTEYAVSHIETATQIDPLIPDLAVLSTVPKNNPIVVYCSVGYRSAKLAQQLNETGMKCIYNLSGGIFQWANEGRLIFRHNQPTQFVHPYNAIWGKLLKARYHALEH, translated from the coding sequence ATGAAAAACGAAAGCATACTTTTACAAATGCAATCACTTACGTTTAAATTTCTTAAACTTCTGATTAGATTGAAGTTTCCTAATGTTAAGGAAATTACAAGCAAGGAATTCGCTCAATTGCTATTAGATTCTGGAAAGCCATGGCCATTAGTGCTAGATGCACGAAGTCAGACAGAATATGCGGTGAGCCATATCGAAACAGCAACACAGATAGATCCTCTTATACCTGACTTAGCAGTACTTTCTACAGTGCCAAAAAACAACCCAATTGTCGTGTACTGTTCCGTTGGCTACCGTAGCGCCAAATTAGCCCAGCAGCTTAATGAAACTGGGATGAAGTGCATTTATAACTTGAGCGGTGGGATTTTTCAGTGGGCAAATGAAGGAAGGCTTATTTTTAGACACAATCAACCTACACAGTTTGTACATCCTTACAATGCAATCTGGGGAAAACTGCTGAAAGCTCGTTACCATGCTTTGGAGCATTAA
- a CDS encoding TIGR04283 family arsenosugar biosynthesis glycosyltransferase — protein MSQVSIIIPTLNEATNLGRTLRQLTLLNPPPDEVIVVDGGSQDQTVTVAKRIFESFNQTLNVQFLLSQQPGRSLQMNYGASAATGDIICFLHADTWVPDDLITVINKTLAEPTIACGGFISLMSGSQTTRWGISLHNYLKTYYAPLLFKPHLFFRGLRLLFGDQVMFCRRIDFWDCGGFDEALPIMEDGDLCLKLVKKGRIYLVNRIVHSSDRRVAKWGSFKATAIYLYIGLLWGIGVNANYLKQFYQDIR, from the coding sequence ATGTCTCAAGTTTCTATTATCATTCCTACTTTAAATGAAGCAACTAACTTAGGGCGGACATTGCGCCAACTGACTTTACTTAATCCTCCTCCTGACGAAGTGATAGTTGTAGATGGTGGCAGCCAAGATCAGACGGTGACAGTTGCAAAGCGAATTTTTGAGTCATTTAATCAAACTTTGAATGTACAATTTCTTTTATCTCAACAACCAGGGCGTTCTCTTCAGATGAACTATGGAGCATCAGCAGCAACTGGAGATATTATTTGCTTTCTTCATGCAGATACTTGGGTTCCAGATGATCTAATTACCGTCATCAACAAGACTCTGGCAGAACCTACCATTGCCTGTGGCGGGTTCATTTCTCTGATGTCAGGTTCTCAAACAACTCGTTGGGGTATCTCTCTACATAATTATTTAAAAACTTATTACGCACCACTGTTATTTAAGCCTCACCTATTTTTCCGAGGATTACGTCTGTTGTTTGGAGATCAAGTAATGTTCTGTCGTCGGATTGATTTTTGGGATTGTGGCGGATTTGATGAGGCATTGCCGATTATGGAGGATGGAGATTTATGTCTAAAATTAGTTAAAAAGGGACGTATTTATCTGGTAAATCGGATTGTTCATTCCTCAGATCGTCGCGTAGCCAAATGGGGTAGCTTCAAAGCAACTGCAATTTACCTTTATATTGGCCTTTTGTGGGGGATTGGCGTTAATGCAAATTATCTTAAACAGTTTTATCAAGATATTCGCTGA